One genomic region from Amycolatopsis sp. FBCC-B4732 encodes:
- a CDS encoding MBL fold metallo-hydrolase: MRIVHFGHACLLLETGSERILIDPGAFSTGFEGERELSAVLVTHQHFDHLDVERLPKILEANPEAKLIVDPGSAEAVQKLGVQFDVANVGDAFAVGDTSVKAVGGEHAVIHSDIPVIPNIGYVFDDGAFFHPGDSFFVPEQKIDVLGLPTGAPWLKAGEAVDYLRAVAPRVAVPIHEAVLANPAMHYGLFGNLAPEETEVKVLERAEPAKF; this comes from the coding sequence ATGCGTATCGTCCATTTCGGACACGCCTGCCTGCTGCTGGAGACCGGCTCCGAGCGGATCCTGATCGATCCCGGCGCGTTCTCCACCGGCTTCGAAGGGGAGCGGGAGCTGTCCGCCGTGCTGGTCACGCACCAGCACTTCGACCACCTCGACGTCGAGCGGCTGCCGAAGATCCTCGAGGCCAACCCGGAGGCGAAGCTGATCGTCGATCCCGGGTCCGCCGAAGCCGTCCAGAAGCTCGGCGTGCAGTTCGACGTCGCCAACGTCGGGGACGCCTTCGCCGTCGGGGACACCTCCGTCAAGGCGGTCGGTGGGGAGCACGCGGTCATCCACTCCGACATCCCGGTCATCCCGAACATCGGGTACGTCTTCGACGACGGCGCGTTCTTCCACCCCGGCGACTCGTTCTTCGTGCCGGAGCAGAAGATCGACGTGCTGGGGCTGCCGACCGGGGCGCCGTGGCTGAAGGCCGGCGAAGCCGTCGACTACCTGCGGGCCGTCGCGCCGCGGGTGGCCGTGCCGATCCACGAAGCCGTGCTCGCCAACCCCGCCATGCACTACGGGCTGTTCGGGAACCTCGCGCCCGAAGAGACCGAGGTCAAGGTGCTCGAACGGGCCGAACCCGCGAAGTTCTAG
- a CDS encoding amino acid ABC transporter ATP-binding protein yields MTATRVRSSSVELRDIHVSFGTLEVLRGVDLKVESGRTTCVIGPSGSGKSTLLRCVNRLQEPDSGDLLLDGESVIRSDPDALRQRVGMVFQHFNLFGHRSVLDNIVLPLRSVKKIGKEEAAEIARARLAEVGLADKAPYRPSALSGGQQQRVAIARALAMDPEVMLFDEATSALDPELVKGVLDLMAGLASRGLTLIVVTHEMGFARSVADEVAFMDAGKIVEQGPPARVFDEPQSPRLQRFLSQVL; encoded by the coding sequence AAGTCCTCCGCGGCGTCGACCTCAAGGTCGAAAGCGGCAGGACGACGTGCGTGATCGGGCCGTCCGGTTCGGGCAAGTCGACGCTCCTGCGCTGCGTGAACCGTTTGCAGGAGCCCGATTCCGGCGACCTCCTGCTCGACGGCGAGTCGGTGATCAGGTCCGACCCGGACGCGCTGCGCCAGCGGGTCGGCATGGTGTTCCAGCACTTCAACCTCTTCGGTCACCGGAGCGTGCTGGACAACATCGTGCTGCCCTTGCGCAGCGTGAAGAAGATCGGCAAGGAGGAAGCGGCGGAGATCGCCCGCGCCCGGCTCGCCGAGGTCGGCCTGGCGGACAAGGCGCCGTACCGGCCGAGCGCGCTTTCGGGCGGTCAGCAGCAGCGCGTCGCGATCGCACGGGCGCTGGCCATGGACCCCGAGGTGATGCTCTTCGACGAGGCCACCAGCGCGCTCGACCCCGAGCTGGTCAAGGGCGTGCTGGACCTGATGGCCGGGCTGGCTTCGCGAGGACTCACGCTGATCGTGGTGACGCACGAGATGGGGTTCGCCCGCAGCGTCGCCGACGAGGTCGCGTTCATGGACGCGGGGAAGATCGTGGAGCAGGGCCCACCGGCCCGGGTCTTCGACGAGCCGCAGAGCCCACGCCTGCAGCGATTCCTGTCACAGGTGCTCTGA
- the purS gene encoding phosphoribosylformylglycinamidine synthase subunit PurS, whose product MARVVVDVMPKPEILDPQGQAALGAAGRLGFTGIKEIRQGKHFEIEVDDTVDDATLEKIAEGFLANPVIEQWTIKRVEA is encoded by the coding sequence GTGGCCCGAGTCGTCGTCGACGTCATGCCCAAGCCCGAAATCCTCGACCCGCAGGGGCAGGCCGCGCTCGGCGCCGCCGGCCGCCTCGGCTTCACCGGGATCAAGGAGATCCGCCAGGGCAAGCACTTCGAGATCGAGGTCGACGACACGGTCGACGACGCGACGCTCGAGAAGATCGCCGAGGGCTTCCTCGCGAACCCGGTGATCGAGCAGTGGACCATCAAGCGGGTGGAGGCGTGA
- a CDS encoding aldehyde dehydrogenase family protein has product MTAVQPKPTSVGETFDSLSPATDEVVGTYPIHTADDVQAAVERARVAALWWEGLGFAGRAERLKSWKGVLTRRLPQLCQVVRDETGKPIADAQLESVLAIEHIAWAGKNAKKILGKQKRSAGLLMSNQAATVEYQPLGVVGVIGPWNYPVFTPLGSIAYALAAGNAVVFKPSEYTPGVGKWLVDAFAEIVPEQPVLQLITGFGETGAALVGAGVDKIAFTGSTATGKRIMAAAAETLTPVVIEAGGKDPVLVDADADLDAAADATVWGAFSNSGQTCIGVERVYVHEKVHDAFVAKVVEKSKDVRAGSDEAAQYGPVTMPSQLGVIKRHIQDALARGGKAVLGGEDAVGDRYAQPTVLIDVPEDSEAVTEETFGPTVTIARVRDMDEAVELANSTKYGLGSTVFSKSRGVELAEKLRTGMTAINAPLSFAGIASLPFGGVGDSGFGRIHGPEGLREFARTKAIARQRFTAPLTLTSFTRKDSTDALVAKLVTILHGKR; this is encoded by the coding sequence ATGACTGCCGTCCAGCCGAAGCCGACGTCGGTCGGCGAAACCTTCGACTCGCTCAGCCCGGCGACCGACGAGGTGGTCGGAACCTACCCGATCCACACGGCGGACGACGTGCAGGCGGCCGTCGAGCGGGCGCGCGTCGCGGCGCTGTGGTGGGAAGGACTCGGCTTCGCCGGGCGCGCGGAGCGGCTGAAGAGCTGGAAGGGCGTGCTGACGCGGCGGCTGCCGCAGCTGTGCCAGGTGGTCCGCGACGAGACGGGCAAGCCGATCGCCGACGCGCAGCTCGAGAGCGTCCTGGCCATCGAGCACATCGCGTGGGCGGGCAAGAACGCGAAGAAGATCCTCGGCAAGCAGAAGCGCTCGGCCGGGCTGCTGATGTCGAACCAGGCCGCCACCGTCGAGTACCAGCCGCTGGGCGTGGTCGGCGTGATCGGCCCGTGGAACTACCCGGTCTTCACGCCGCTCGGCTCGATCGCGTACGCGCTCGCCGCGGGCAACGCCGTCGTCTTCAAGCCCAGCGAGTACACCCCCGGCGTCGGGAAGTGGCTGGTCGACGCGTTCGCCGAGATCGTCCCGGAGCAGCCGGTGCTGCAGCTGATCACCGGCTTCGGCGAGACCGGCGCGGCGCTGGTCGGCGCAGGCGTCGACAAGATCGCGTTCACCGGCTCGACCGCGACGGGCAAGCGCATCATGGCCGCGGCCGCCGAGACGCTCACCCCGGTGGTCATCGAGGCCGGCGGCAAGGACCCGGTGCTCGTCGACGCGGACGCCGACCTCGACGCCGCGGCCGACGCCACGGTGTGGGGCGCGTTCTCCAACTCCGGCCAGACCTGCATCGGCGTCGAGCGCGTGTACGTCCACGAGAAGGTGCACGACGCGTTCGTCGCGAAGGTCGTCGAGAAGTCGAAGGACGTCCGCGCGGGCTCGGACGAGGCCGCGCAGTACGGCCCGGTGACGATGCCCTCGCAGCTCGGCGTCATCAAGCGCCACATCCAGGACGCGCTGGCCCGCGGCGGCAAGGCGGTCCTCGGTGGCGAGGACGCGGTCGGCGACCGCTACGCGCAGCCGACGGTGCTGATCGACGTCCCGGAGGACTCCGAAGCGGTCACGGAGGAGACCTTCGGCCCGACGGTGACGATCGCGAGGGTCCGCGACATGGACGAAGCCGTCGAGCTGGCCAACAGCACGAAGTACGGCCTGGGCTCGACGGTCTTCTCGAAGTCCCGCGGTGTCGAGCTGGCCGAGAAGCTCCGCACGGGCATGACGGCGATCAACGCGCCGCTGTCGTTCGCGGGCATCGCGTCCCTGCCGTTCGGCGGCGTCGGCGACTCGGGCTTCGGCCGCATCCACGGCCCGGAAGGGCTGCGCGAGTTCGCGCGCACGAAGGCGATCGCGCGTCAGCGCTTCACGGCCCCGCTGACGCTGACGTCGTTCACCCGCAAGGACTCGACCGACGCGCTGGTCGCCAAGCTGGTGACCATCCTGCACGGCAAGCGCTAG
- a CDS encoding DUF5937 family protein — protein sequence MIELVLTAAGSQRVRFAISPLEEVLGAVRTLLGVRTHPAHLPWLSGAPAVDVPELAAVLSARHYITEFLSPPPDGPETTAAAQLRAVRATPPSQVALELRMVDADLSQLPADPATARDLLADQLETVWHTLLAPEWPRLRELLAADIAFRTRRLGSGGIAAMFAELHPRVRLAGTSVLIDVHARERLSIDSRGLLLIPAVFAWPGVGVVTVPPWQISVLYPARGVASLWTSEVAMPEALAEVLGRTRALLLATLDRPAATTELARRCGLAPATVSAHLTALRGAGLLASERRGHRVLYRRTELGDALLAGKL from the coding sequence ATGATCGAGCTGGTCCTGACCGCGGCCGGGAGCCAGCGCGTCCGGTTCGCGATTTCGCCGTTGGAGGAGGTCCTCGGCGCCGTCCGGACGCTGCTCGGCGTCCGCACGCACCCGGCGCACCTGCCGTGGCTGTCCGGCGCGCCCGCCGTCGACGTGCCGGAGCTGGCCGCGGTGCTGAGCGCGCGGCACTACATCACCGAGTTCCTGAGCCCGCCGCCCGACGGCCCGGAGACGACGGCGGCGGCCCAGCTGCGGGCCGTGCGCGCGACGCCTCCGTCGCAGGTGGCGCTGGAGCTGAGGATGGTCGACGCGGACCTGTCGCAGCTGCCGGCCGACCCGGCGACCGCCCGCGACCTGCTGGCCGACCAGCTGGAGACGGTCTGGCACACGCTGCTCGCCCCGGAGTGGCCCCGCCTGCGCGAACTGCTGGCGGCGGACATCGCGTTCCGCACGCGCCGGCTGGGTTCGGGCGGCATCGCGGCGATGTTCGCGGAGCTGCACCCGCGGGTCCGGCTCGCCGGGACGTCGGTGCTGATCGACGTCCACGCCCGGGAGCGGCTGTCGATCGACTCCCGCGGGTTGCTCCTGATCCCGGCGGTGTTCGCGTGGCCGGGGGTCGGGGTGGTCACGGTGCCGCCGTGGCAGATTTCGGTGCTGTACCCGGCGCGAGGGGTCGCTTCGCTGTGGACGTCCGAGGTGGCGATGCCGGAGGCTTTGGCGGAGGTGCTCGGCCGGACGCGGGCGTTGTTGCTGGCTACGTTGGACCGGCCGGCCGCGACCACTGAGCTGGCCCGGCGGTGTGGCTTGGCGCCGGCGACGGTGTCGGCGCACTTGACGGCGTTGCGCGGGGCGGGGTTGCTGGCTTCGGAGCGGCGCGGGCACCGGGTGCTGTACCGGCGGACGGAACTCGGGGACGCCTTGCTCGCCGGGAAGCTTTGA
- a CDS encoding MOSC domain-containing protein, with translation MARIARLTYYPVKGCAGTSVPATEVGPAGLAHDRVFQVVAPDGDFRSQRRYPALAAVRPRVLDGTLTLSAPGRDDLTIDVRRDGPRHPGSTFSWHGEGVHQGEAAAEWFSDLLGLPSVLIRVAPDHERVTGGEHPGTAAFADGHALLVASESSLDGLNARILERGGEPVPMDRFRPNVVISGWPEAHTEDEVREMRAGTAEFGYAKQCVRCTVPMVDQETGEKAGPEPIRTLASYRRHPDGGVVFGMKAAVLRPGQVAVGDEVIVHSWAGPSPSTADAEPPLTATASRPAESV, from the coding sequence ATGGCGAGGATCGCGCGGCTGACGTACTACCCGGTCAAGGGGTGTGCCGGCACTTCGGTGCCGGCCACCGAGGTCGGGCCCGCCGGGCTGGCGCACGACCGGGTCTTCCAGGTCGTCGCGCCGGACGGTGACTTCCGCAGCCAGCGCCGTTACCCGGCGCTGGCCGCCGTCCGGCCGCGCGTGCTGGACGGAACGCTCACGCTGTCCGCGCCCGGCCGGGACGACCTCACGATCGACGTCCGCCGCGACGGCCCCCGCCACCCCGGCTCGACGTTCTCCTGGCACGGCGAAGGCGTCCACCAAGGAGAAGCCGCCGCCGAGTGGTTCTCGGACCTGCTCGGCCTGCCGTCGGTGCTGATCCGGGTCGCGCCGGACCACGAACGCGTCACCGGCGGCGAGCACCCGGGCACGGCCGCCTTCGCCGACGGGCACGCGCTGCTCGTCGCCTCGGAGTCCTCTTTGGACGGCCTGAACGCGCGCATCCTCGAACGCGGTGGCGAGCCCGTGCCGATGGATCGCTTCCGCCCCAACGTCGTCATCTCCGGCTGGCCGGAAGCGCACACCGAAGACGAGGTCCGCGAGATGCGGGCAGGCACCGCGGAATTCGGCTACGCCAAGCAGTGCGTGCGCTGCACCGTGCCGATGGTCGACCAGGAGACCGGCGAAAAGGCCGGCCCCGAGCCGATCCGCACGCTGGCGTCCTACCGGCGGCACCCCGACGGCGGCGTGGTCTTCGGGATGAAGGCCGCCGTGCTGCGCCCGGGTCAGGTAGCGGTCGGCGACGAGGTGATCGTGCACTCCTGGGCGGGCCCGAGCCCCAGCACCGCCGACGCCGAACCGCCGTTGACGGCGACCGCGAGCCGCCCGGCCGAGTCCGTGTAG
- a CDS encoding MFS transporter, producing MSLFTHRAYWRWSAGVQFARLPATMAPLAFTLLTTATTGSYRLGGVLMSVFVVAEMAGAVPVGRLLDRVGPARGLPALLLLTAAGFAALATAAASGAPNAVLLALVLLPGISAGALSGGFRTLLAEAVDDELLPRAISVDAMILEGVLIGGPALVALLDLAGTFVPIAAMAVACVAAAALVPRRAGELDRVESADDVPPATLFTYLPWLCCAFTVGLLLSTIEVAPLPLVQRLGAPETAAPVVIAVLSGASILGSALYAWRGKTGDPRLFLGGFVAGGLALAADLGWPGLIASIALIGGCTGPLVAATSVNLQLLLPKNRRSAGFSLSFTVQACGFGLGSLAVGVLPLWLAPLFGVFAAAIAGGMLVVKPARAIGTVSVTS from the coding sequence ATGTCGTTGTTCACCCATCGCGCCTACTGGCGCTGGTCGGCGGGCGTCCAGTTCGCCCGGCTCCCCGCGACCATGGCGCCGCTCGCGTTCACCCTGCTCACGACGGCCACGACCGGGTCGTACCGGCTGGGTGGCGTGCTCATGTCGGTCTTCGTCGTGGCCGAGATGGCCGGGGCCGTGCCGGTCGGGCGGCTGCTCGACCGCGTCGGGCCGGCCAGGGGGCTCCCCGCGCTGCTGCTCCTGACCGCCGCCGGATTCGCGGCCCTGGCGACGGCGGCCGCGAGCGGGGCGCCGAACGCCGTGCTGCTCGCCCTCGTCCTGCTGCCCGGGATCTCGGCCGGCGCGCTGTCCGGCGGCTTCCGGACGCTCCTGGCCGAAGCGGTGGACGACGAACTGCTGCCGCGCGCCATCTCCGTCGACGCGATGATCCTCGAAGGCGTGCTGATCGGCGGTCCGGCGCTGGTCGCCCTGCTCGACCTGGCCGGCACGTTCGTCCCGATCGCGGCGATGGCCGTGGCCTGCGTGGCCGCCGCCGCGCTCGTCCCGCGCCGCGCGGGTGAGCTCGATCGGGTGGAATCCGCTGACGACGTCCCGCCCGCGACGCTCTTCACCTACCTGCCGTGGCTGTGCTGCGCGTTCACCGTCGGGCTGCTGCTCTCGACGATCGAGGTCGCGCCGCTGCCGCTCGTGCAGCGCCTCGGCGCGCCGGAAACGGCCGCGCCGGTGGTCATCGCCGTGCTGAGCGGGGCGAGCATCCTGGGCAGCGCGCTCTACGCGTGGCGCGGCAAGACCGGCGACCCGCGGCTGTTCCTCGGCGGGTTCGTCGCAGGCGGGCTCGCGCTCGCCGCCGACCTCGGCTGGCCGGGGTTGATCGCGTCGATCGCGCTCATCGGCGGCTGCACCGGGCCACTGGTCGCCGCGACGTCGGTCAACCTCCAGCTGCTCCTGCCGAAGAACCGGAGGTCAGCGGGGTTCTCGCTGAGCTTCACCGTGCAGGCGTGCGGCTTCGGGCTGGGCTCGCTGGCGGTCGGCGTGCTGCCGTTGTGGCTCGCCCCGCTGTTCGGTGTCTTTGCCGCGGCGATCGCCGGTGGAATGCTGGTGGTGAAGCCCGCGCGAGCTATTGGCACAGTGTCAGTAACGTCGTAA
- a CDS encoding GMC family oxidoreductase: MAVQESFDYVIVGAGSAGCVLANRLTEDPSAQVLLLEAGGEDTADEIHIPAAFPSLFKTKWDWNYETVEQKHTGKTSYWPRGKVLGGCSSINAMIYIRGNRADYDGWRDSHGAEGWGWDDVLPYFKRAEGNQRLGDPLHGTDGPLHVEDRRFTHELSHAWVDSAVSWGLKRTDDFNGESQEGAGVYQVTCKKGRRWSTADAYLRPALERPNLTVKTSSPATRIVFEGTRAAGVSYLDNGVERTAHASTEVILSGGAVNSPQLLMVSGVGPAEHLREHGIDVVAALPGVGENLHDHPACGIIWSTRGTTDLIDAATPRGLVRYQLTKRGPLASNIGEAGAFFPTTAGLPAPDMQIHVAPTLFYDNGMREPTVPGFTSAATLVDVASRGRLRLKSANPLWKPEIDPAYYSESRDMETMIAGLRALIDIGKSGPLKRFLDQPFLPARHDLSDSELAEHVRENTQTLYHPVGTCSIGSVVDPQLRVNGVEGLRVVDASVMPVVPRGNTNAPTIMVAEKAADLIRGR, translated from the coding sequence GTGGCCGTCCAGGAGTCCTTCGACTACGTCATCGTCGGCGCCGGCAGCGCGGGCTGCGTGCTCGCCAACCGCCTGACCGAAGACCCGTCGGCCCAGGTCCTGCTGCTCGAAGCGGGCGGCGAGGACACCGCGGACGAGATCCACATCCCCGCCGCGTTCCCCTCGCTGTTCAAGACCAAGTGGGACTGGAACTACGAGACCGTCGAGCAGAAGCACACCGGCAAGACGTCCTACTGGCCGCGCGGGAAGGTGCTCGGCGGCTGCTCGTCGATCAACGCGATGATCTACATCCGCGGCAACCGCGCCGACTACGACGGCTGGCGCGATTCCCACGGCGCCGAAGGCTGGGGCTGGGACGACGTCCTGCCCTACTTCAAGCGCGCCGAGGGCAACCAGCGGCTCGGTGACCCGCTGCACGGCACCGACGGCCCGCTGCACGTCGAGGACCGGCGGTTCACCCACGAGCTGTCGCACGCCTGGGTCGACTCCGCCGTCTCGTGGGGCCTCAAGCGCACCGACGACTTCAACGGCGAAAGCCAGGAAGGCGCCGGCGTCTACCAGGTGACCTGCAAGAAGGGCCGCCGCTGGTCCACCGCGGACGCCTACCTGCGCCCGGCGCTCGAGCGGCCGAACCTCACCGTGAAGACGTCCTCACCCGCGACCCGGATCGTCTTCGAAGGCACCCGCGCGGCCGGGGTGTCCTATTTGGACAACGGCGTCGAGCGCACCGCGCACGCGTCCACCGAGGTGATCCTGAGCGGCGGCGCGGTCAATTCGCCGCAGCTGCTGATGGTCTCCGGCGTCGGCCCGGCCGAGCACCTGCGCGAGCACGGCATCGACGTCGTCGCCGCACTGCCCGGCGTCGGCGAGAACCTGCACGACCACCCGGCCTGCGGGATCATCTGGTCCACCCGCGGCACGACCGACCTCATCGACGCGGCGACCCCACGCGGTCTCGTCCGCTACCAGCTGACCAAGCGCGGCCCGCTGGCGTCGAACATCGGCGAGGCGGGCGCGTTCTTCCCGACCACGGCCGGCCTGCCCGCGCCGGACATGCAGATCCACGTGGCGCCGACGTTGTTCTACGACAACGGCATGCGCGAACCGACGGTCCCCGGCTTCACCTCGGCGGCGACGCTGGTGGACGTCGCGAGCCGCGGCCGGCTGCGGCTCAAGTCGGCGAATCCCCTGTGGAAGCCGGAAATCGACCCGGCGTACTACTCGGAGTCGCGGGACATGGAGACGATGATCGCCGGGCTGCGCGCGCTGATCGACATCGGGAAGTCGGGGCCGCTCAAGCGGTTCCTCGACCAGCCCTTCCTGCCCGCGCGGCACGACCTGAGCGACTCCGAGCTGGCCGAGCACGTCCGCGAGAACACGCAGACGCTCTACCACCCGGTCGGGACTTGCTCGATCGGGTCGGTCGTCGACCCCCAGTTGCGGGTCAACGGCGTCGAAGGCCTGCGCGTGGTCGACGCGTCCGTGATGCCCGTGGTGCCGCGGGGCAACACGAACGCGCCGACCATCATGGTCGCGGAAAAGGCGGCGGACCTGATCCGGGGCCGCTAG
- a CDS encoding phosphoribosylaminoimidazolesuccinocarboxamide synthase, whose translation MTPLPTPERLASGKVRDLYAVGDDHLLIVASDRISAFERVFPTPVPDKGRVLTAMSAFWFRELADVLPNHLVACEGPLIPASFRGRGLLVERLDMLPVEAVVRGYLSGRGYADYRRSGAVCGLALPAGLPESARLPEPIFTPSTKARPGEPDENIDFDTFAAVLGRALAEEVREASLELYRRGAARAAEQGLLLADTKFEFGIGANGGLVLADELLTPDSARYWLDGDHRPGRPRPSFDKQHVRDWLVGPSSGWNCVAPLPALPPAVVTATRDRYIEAYHRVTGLSLADWPRDPADLRQPASRLGQCGGAGDRRDAHHEHDVHRSRRTAALQPR comes from the coding sequence GTGACACCCCTCCCCACCCCCGAGCGGCTCGCCTCCGGCAAGGTCCGCGACCTCTACGCCGTGGGCGACGACCACTTGCTGATCGTCGCGTCCGACCGCATTTCCGCCTTCGAGCGCGTGTTCCCCACCCCCGTCCCGGACAAGGGCCGGGTGCTCACCGCGATGAGCGCGTTCTGGTTCCGCGAGCTCGCCGACGTCCTCCCGAACCACCTGGTGGCCTGCGAAGGGCCGCTGATCCCCGCGTCCTTCCGCGGCCGCGGGCTGCTGGTCGAGCGGCTCGACATGCTGCCGGTGGAGGCGGTCGTCCGCGGGTACCTGTCCGGGCGCGGGTACGCCGACTACCGCCGCTCCGGCGCGGTCTGCGGGCTCGCGCTGCCGGCCGGGCTGCCCGAGTCGGCCCGGCTGCCCGAGCCGATCTTCACGCCGTCCACCAAGGCACGGCCCGGCGAACCGGACGAGAACATCGACTTCGACACCTTCGCGGCGGTCCTCGGGCGCGCGCTCGCCGAAGAGGTCCGCGAGGCGTCGCTGGAGCTGTACCGGCGGGGTGCCGCGCGGGCCGCGGAGCAGGGCCTGCTGCTCGCGGACACGAAGTTCGAGTTCGGCATCGGGGCGAACGGCGGGCTGGTCCTCGCGGACGAGCTGCTGACCCCGGATTCGGCGCGCTACTGGCTCGACGGCGACCACCGGCCCGGCCGCCCGCGGCCGTCGTTCGACAAGCAGCACGTGCGCGACTGGCTGGTCGGCCCGTCGTCGGGCTGGAACTGCGTGGCCCCGCTGCCGGCACTGCCCCCGGCGGTGGTGACCGCGACGCGTGACCGGTACATCGAGGCGTACCACCGCGTGACCGGGCTTTCCCTGGCAGACTGGCCGCGTGATCCTGCTGATCTGCGGCAGCCTGCGAGCAGGCTCGGGCAATGCGGCGGTGCTGGGGACCGTCGCGACGCTCACCACGAGCACGACGTACACCGGTCTCGGCGAACTGCCGCACTTCAACCCCGATGA
- a CDS encoding NADPH-dependent FMN reductase, with protein MLGTVATLTTSTTYTGLGELPHFNPDDDRDPLHPAVASLREAIKAADAILICTPEYAGGLPGSFKNLLDWTVGGGEIYGKPVAWINASSIAAPTGGRDAHDSLRKVLTYAGAKIVDEACARIPVSRADVADGQVADPDLRGRIAMAVQLLREGV; from the coding sequence GTGCTGGGGACCGTCGCGACGCTCACCACGAGCACGACGTACACCGGTCTCGGCGAACTGCCGCACTTCAACCCCGATGACGACCGCGACCCGCTGCACCCCGCGGTCGCGTCGCTCCGGGAAGCGATCAAGGCGGCCGACGCGATCCTGATCTGCACCCCGGAGTACGCGGGCGGCCTGCCGGGCTCGTTCAAGAACCTCCTGGACTGGACGGTCGGCGGCGGCGAGATCTACGGCAAGCCGGTGGCGTGGATCAACGCGTCCTCGATCGCCGCGCCGACCGGCGGCCGCGACGCGCACGACTCGCTGCGCAAGGTGCTGACGTACGCGGGCGCGAAGATCGTCGACGAGGCGTGCGCCCGGATCCCGGTCTCGCGCGCGGACGTCGCCGACGGCCAGGTCGCCGACCCCGACTTGCGTGGCCGGATCGCGATGGCCGTGCAGCTCCTGCGTGAAGGCGTCTGA
- a CDS encoding S-adenosyl-l-methionine hydroxide adenosyltransferase family protein — MAYDWISVTTDYGLRDGFVAACHGVIARLAPAVRVLDVTHDVLPQDIRHGAMALAQTAPFLPESVHVAVVDPGVGTTRLGVVVVAGDGLLVGPDNGLLLPAAQALGGVRAAYELAEPSLRLPVTSATFHGRDVFAPAAAHLALGVAPSAFGDPVTDLVSMPEPFVAAFPGKLVSEVLTVDHFGNVQLAATPADLELSGLTGAVSVHSERVAVTTVVGRTFADVPAGASVLYTDSAGRLAVAVNGGSASAVLGLGPAQECTITSSPTAT; from the coding sequence ATGGCGTACGACTGGATCTCGGTGACCACCGACTACGGCCTGCGCGACGGCTTCGTGGCGGCCTGCCACGGCGTGATCGCGCGGCTCGCGCCCGCGGTGCGCGTGCTCGACGTGACGCACGACGTGCTGCCCCAGGACATCCGGCACGGGGCCATGGCGCTGGCCCAGACGGCACCGTTCCTCCCGGAGTCGGTGCACGTCGCCGTCGTCGACCCCGGCGTGGGCACGACCCGGCTCGGCGTGGTCGTCGTCGCCGGGGACGGGTTACTGGTCGGGCCGGACAACGGCCTCCTGCTGCCGGCCGCGCAGGCGCTGGGCGGGGTCCGGGCGGCGTACGAGCTGGCCGAGCCGTCGCTGCGGCTGCCGGTCACGTCGGCGACGTTCCACGGCCGGGACGTCTTCGCGCCCGCGGCCGCGCACCTGGCGCTGGGGGTCGCGCCCTCGGCGTTCGGCGACCCGGTCACCGACCTGGTGTCGATGCCGGAGCCGTTCGTCGCGGCCTTCCCCGGGAAGCTGGTGTCGGAGGTGCTGACGGTCGACCACTTCGGCAACGTCCAGCTCGCCGCGACCCCGGCCGACCTCGAGCTGTCCGGGCTGACCGGCGCGGTTTCCGTGCACAGCGAGCGGGTCGCGGTGACGACGGTGGTCGGCCGGACGTTCGCGGACGTCCCGGCCGGGGCCAGCGTCCTCTACACGGACTCGGCCGGGCGGCTCGCGGTCGCCGTCAACGGCGGTTCGGCGTCGGCGGTGCTGGGGCTCGGGCCCGCCCAGGAGTGCACGATCACCTCGTCGCCGACCGCTACCTGA
- a CDS encoding DUF2334 domain-containing protein, translating into MGGVDARLLVSLSGITPRTLHRCADLAAELDRRKVPLSLLYAARTGDGPVTEWVRTRARRGDSVLLHGYDHTVTPTHRTVYLGKKAEFATLPAHEARLRLIAAKALLDTAGLAVDGFAPPRWVASQGTLQALAEHGFRLCADLGAVRDLVTGEVRRARVSEFTSQSHRTETVRCFALVLAAARTARRGGLVRLGVEATDLTRPGLRQALLDAVDVSLENRAFGATYGSLRTVAA; encoded by the coding sequence ATGGGTGGTGTGGACGCTCGCTTGCTGGTTTCGCTGTCGGGAATCACCCCGCGCACGCTGCACCGGTGCGCCGACCTCGCGGCCGAACTCGACCGCCGCAAGGTGCCGTTGTCGCTGCTGTACGCGGCCCGCACCGGCGACGGGCCGGTGACGGAGTGGGTCCGCACCCGCGCCCGCCGCGGTGATTCGGTGCTGCTGCACGGATACGACCACACGGTCACACCCACCCACCGCACGGTGTACCTGGGCAAGAAGGCGGAGTTCGCGACCCTGCCGGCACACGAGGCCCGCCTCCGGCTGATCGCGGCGAAGGCGTTGCTGGACACCGCCGGCCTCGCCGTCGACGGCTTCGCCCCGCCGCGCTGGGTCGCGTCCCAGGGCACACTGCAGGCCCTGGCCGAGCACGGCTTCCGCCTGTGCGCGGACCTCGGCGCGGTGCGCGACCTCGTGACCGGCGAGGTGCGCCGCGCCCGCGTGAGTGAGTTCACGAGCCAGTCACACCGCACGGAAACGGTGCGCTGCTTCGCCTTGGTGCTGGCAGCGGCCCGCACGGCCCGCCGGGGCGGGTTGGTCCGGCTGGGGGTGGAAGCCACGGACCTCACCCGCCCCGGCCTCCGCCAGGCCCTCCTGGACGCGGTCGACGTGTCGTTGGAGAACCGCGCGTTCGGCGCGACTTACGGCTCGCTGCGCACGGTCGCGGCCTAG